In the Gasterosteus aculeatus chromosome X, fGasAcu3.hap1.1, whole genome shotgun sequence genome, one interval contains:
- the LOC120809322 gene encoding UPF0606 protein KIAA1549-like isoform X5 gives MAGLVSPAGLVEMLKTLMRARGRRALFLGMFTVLVSVIAADSPVADDLLLATTKPPMGVSEHGRSSTAFKPSALPASYYSAFASPDSPVALPSISEPNLVVRDADITHFAFENSFPRSEVPAEEPHPLATPSLSPSEPISESSPQFEAATFFTDWKLAKAKSSTQSFPLSPTPLRSKLKPQANISMAPLSPTTFTTPTSPQFDPKSDQKPISLQQGGASEQTAAIVTSFPAQPLEQPELPFADFAADDPHSRILEVNRTAPSGAPVKDNQPTRDTNMLPNPDMILAPGYNVPFIDPHPTLLSSEPTEVPPEDFYPTNSMEVDWGSGDYLETMSFLNADGEDYPLATRVPSDSYDPEDYTESYDTSFPPRVGISPSSLQPLDASRTATLTTAYSAIFPLKSIDPSSLTSAIHYTLDPTPRANSEVPDASDINLPDSFTIQPTDVLLPDMNSMEYYVTQLTMEKDGSDPEAERSRNVTMVSVGAADIAPSGSVTEDTNLAEDGSSSDLSGFEPKDESSTTEESPQLINATHSFLDPSIVSSHFFDPSASVWGGQVPTTEWSVGLLPSATPLLPDDVLLSTSLTDVHWFVTESFPSSTTPVLTATVGPPDTPTELPANTTAGTAELTPQESTEQTFNITSVSTEPTSNSTLDPPVVLGDQGVTEDQVDIPATMTSIPTGSEAKTHSAVPETTAATTTSHQATTRATGTTEASTSVNVTTATSERNMTTTTATTAAPRPYLCHPERPAYLINISFPSGATVGYAKSQVRDILKGEFNKSMELQVVDPPPKFVFRVVSGPVVYTAISVVNALRKSGRRFLFLSPNWTTPDRKYQVHTVLQFVPGHVDVRFCNFSESVETGLTMAFAEVRRRSKETTNFTVQVLNITMAAPKYQERRLVRQPVDLIFTVRGSRGYLMGSEVSNALMKLTMVEFSYYMGFPVLQIAEPFHYPELNTSQLLRSSWVRTVLLGVLDQTVGERTFQANMERRVAMLLGEATGLIRRVRRATLIGNNSIQVVSASRLVGEDRPLEMVYFVEAPGGQRLPAAQTANLLNSLDVQRAAIVLGYRVQGILAQPVEKVAPSPSDAESTNAWIVVGVVIPVLVVVVILSILYWKLCRTDKLEFQPDAMTSIQQRQKSTASFRESRASLQQTPTKKDRDFSEEEEGEYEEDEEEEEEEFEEEEEAEVKRGKLQAPSVKGFDFAKLHLGQHSKDDVMVIQEPVPSGPGPLSLKDGLSPSENGEIPTPVSKTSTKASRSGRRRERISPSDGDSVVSDRSSERESAEENPRGQATPSDSKHNRTVPINVLNGPPPLNCKNEPLSSGFIFEHVDRMARATDASRRLPNKIQLIAMQPMPVPPLHSPPISGKLSDTNQINKEIQVALRHKSEIEHHRNKIRLRAKRKGHYDFPAMEDSTSGLGDAKDQDRIYQKAQIQIDKILDPDSQMPPFFMESKKSSRGRRSPKHRMKEQLNGGLIEADKDHLITDDSDAVYRKCPGVNNVAYISDPDQGPGSPHRSPSPTDDVFLGPASSPPGHAPPPPPYMTPQPSIEEARQQMHSLLDDAFALVSPTSQGSTAGITLPGVNTNPPLCSPPGRGPRAWGLSYQAPGAFPGRFTDLSMSPSPVQGLTPRQSRGSCYLPAGETAGQCEQPQPDSLYSSRGLYADELPSSARPRPVGGTTGAQLHHLTQVGLSSRLNGYPAGVRATPGQNGGLGWNHYHGDNFSRTEPEKDAFLECPDYTSSSAFQAPRGGIREPSAPPVHLDSPVVGYLSAPPPLDTSPPNHSSASLIKAIREELLRLSQKQAAVPSYHS, from the exons ATGGCAGGTTTAGTCTCCCCTGCGGGTTTGGTGGAGATGCTCAAGACTCTCATGCGTGCCCGTGGCCGGCGTGCACTGTTTCTCGGGATGTTTACAGTGTTGGTGTCGGTGATCGCTGCCGACTCACCCGTTGCAG ATGATCTTCTGTTGGCCACTACAAAGCCGCCCATGGGTGTTTCAGAACATGGTCGAAGTTCAACGGCGTTCAAACCATCAGCCTTACCGGCCTCATATTATTCTGCCTTTGCAAGCCCGGACTCACCTGTTGCCCTGCCATCCATTTCTGAACCAAACCTTGTAGTCAGGGATGCCGACATCAcacattttgcttttgaaaactcCTTCCCAAGAAGTGAAGTCCCTGCAGAAGAACCACATCCTCTTGCCACTCCTTCATTAAGCCCCTCTGAACCTATATCAGAGTCTAGTCCACAATTTGAGGCAGCTACATTTTTCACTGACTGGAAGTTGGCCAAGGCAAAGTCGTCCACGCAatctttccccctctctccaaCTCCTCTGAGATCCAAGCTGAAGCCTCAGGCAAACATATCCATGGCACCCTTAAGCCCCACTACTTTTACAACGCCAACGTCACCTCAGTTCGACCCTAAATCTGATCAAAAACCCATCAGCCTGCAGCAGGGGGGTGCATCCGAGCAAACGGCGGCCATCGTGACCTCATTTCCTGCTCAGCCCCTCGAGCAGCCTGAACTGCCTTTCGCTGACTTTGCGGCAGATGACCCTCATAGTAGAATCCTAGAGGTGAACCGGACGGCCCCCAGCGGCGCCCCCGTCAAGGACAACCAACCAACACGGGACACGAACATGCTACCAAACCCGGATATGATTCTGGCCCCCGGCTACAATGTGCCTTTCATCGACCCCCACCCCACATTGCTTTCATCTGAACCCACTGAGGTCCCTCCAGAGGACTTCTACCCCACCAACTCCATGGAAGTGGACTGGGGATCTGGAGACTATTTGGAGACAATGTCCTTCCTGAATGCCGATGGGGAGGACTACCCCCTGGCCACGAGGGTGCCCTCCGACTCGTACGATCCGGAGGACTATACGGAAAGCTATGACACATCCTTCCCTCCCAGAGTCGGCATTTCCCCTTCGTCTCTGCAACCTCTCGATGCCTCGCGTACTGCCACCCTCACCACGGCCTACAGCGCCATCTTTCCGCTGAAATCCATTGATCCCTCGTCATTGACCTCTGCGATTCACTATACCCTGGACCCTACTCCCAGAGCTAACAGCGAGGTACCCGACGCGTCCGACATAAATTTACCAGATTCTTTCACAATTCAACCGACGGATGTCCTCTTACCTGATATGAACAGCATGGagtattacgtcactcaattgACTATGGAGAAGGACGGTTCCGACCCCGAAGCTGAGCGCAGCAGGAACGTTACCATGGTATCAGTCGGTGCCGCAGACATCGCACCCTCAGGCAGCGTCACGGAAGACACCAACTTAGCGGAGGACGGGTCCTCCAGTGATCTATCGGGGTTCGAGCCTAAAGACGAGTCATCGACAACAGAGGAGAGTCCTCAGCTGATCAACGCCACGCATTCTTTTCTGGATCCATCCATAGTCTCATCCCACTTCTTTGATCCATCTGCTTCAGTTTGGGGGGGTCAAGTGCCCACCACGGAGTGGTCTGTTGGCCTGCTACCCAGTGCCACGCCTTTGCTGCCAGATGATGTCCTGCTGTCCACCTCTCTGACGGATGTCCATTGGTTTGTTACAGAGTCCTTCCCATCAAGCACCACCCCTGTCTTAACTGCAACCGTAGGCCCCCCCGACACTCCCACCGAACTTCCTGCCAACACCACAGCTGGAACGGCAGAATTAACTCCCCAAGAGTCCACCGAACAAACTTTCAATATCACTTCAGTGTCAACTGAGCCCACATCTAACTCTACTTTGGACCCCCCGGTCGTGTTGGGCGATCAGGGGGTGACAGAAGATCAAGTTGACATCCCAGCCACAATGACCTCGATCCCGACTGGCAGCGAAGCTAAGACCCACTCCGCTGTACCCGAAACCACAGCTGCCACCACTACTTCTCATCAAGCCACAACTAGAGCTACTGGCACCACCGAAGCCTCAACTAGTGTCAACGTCACCACCGCCACCAGCGAAAGGAACATGACGACAACAacggcaacaacagcagcaccacgaCCATACCTCTGCCACCCGGAGAGGCCtgcttatttaataaatatta GTTTTCCTTCTGGGGCCACAGTTGGATACGCCAAATCTCAAGTGAGGGACATTCTCAAAGGTGAATTCAACAAGTCTATGGAGCTCCAG gttgtggacCCCCCTCCAAAGTTTGTGTTCCGGGTAGTGTCCGGTCCAGTTGTGTACACGGCTATTTCTGTCGTCAATGCGCTGCGGAAGTCCGGGCGCCGAttcctgtttctctctcccAACTGGACAACGCCAGACCGTAAATATCAAGTCCACACAG TGCTGCAGTTTGTTCCCGGTCACGTAGACGTGCGCTTCTGCAACTTCAGTGAGAGTGTTGAGACAGGTTTGACCATGGCCTTTGCGGAAGTGCGTCGGCGCTCAAAGGAAACGACCAACTTCACCGTACAG GTTCTAAACATCACCATGGCCGCTCCCAAATATCAGGAACGAAGATTGGTGAGGCAACCAGTGGACTTGATCTTCACAGTGCGCGGTTCAAGGGGTTATCTgatggggtcagaggtcagcaatGCTCTGATGAAGCTCACCATGGTGGAATTCAGCTATTACATGGGCTTCCCTGTACTGCAGATTGCAGAGC CTTTCCATTATCCAGAGTTGAACACCAGCCAGCTGCTCCGCTCCTCCTGGGTCAGAACAG TGCTCCTGGGTGTGCTTGACCAGACAGTGGGTGAGAGGACCTTCCAAGCTAACATGGAGCGCCGGGTGGCCATGTTGCTGGGCGAGGCAACGGGATTAATCAGACGCGTCAGGAGAGCCACGCTAATAGGCAACAACAGCATTCAG GTTGTAAGTGCGAGCCGGCTGGTGGGTGAGGACCGTCCCCTGGAGATGGTGTATTTTGTGGAGGCTCCTGGTGGTCAGAGGCTGCCTGCAGCTCAAACAGCCAACCTGCTCAACAGCCTCGACGTTCAAAGGGCTGCCATCGTTTTAGGATATCGTGTCCAGGGCATTTTGGCACAGC ctgtgGAGAAGGTGGCGCCCTCGCCCTCCGACGCCGAGAGCACCAACGCCTGGATCGTCGTCGGAGTCGTGATTCccgtcctcgtcgtcgtcgtcatcctTTCCATCCTGTACTGGAAACTGTGCCGCACGGACAAGCTGGAGTTCCAGCCCGACGCCATGACCTCCATCCAGCAGAGGCAGAAG TCCactgcctccttcagagaatccAGGGCCTCTCTTCAGCAGACTCCAACCAAAAAGGATAGAGATTttagtgaggaagaggagggggagtatgaggaggacgaagaagaagaagaagaggagtttgaagaggaagaggaggcggaggttAAAAGAGGGAAG TTGCAGGCTCCCAGTGTGAAAGGATTTGACTTCGCCAAGCTCCACCTTGGCCAGCACAGTAAGGATGACGTCATGGTGATCCAGGAGCCTGTCCCGTCAGGGCCCGGCCCCCTGTCCCTCAAAGATGGCCTCAGCCCGTCTGAGAACGGGGAGATCCCCACACCCGTGTCCAAAACCTCCACCAAGGCGTCCCGCAGCGGCCGGAGACGAGAAAG GATCTCGCCATCCGACGGGGACTCTGTGGTAAGTGACCGTTCCAGCGAGCGGGAATCGGCTGAGGAGAACCCGAGGGGCCAGGCCACGCCCAGCGACAGCAAGCACAACCGCACGGTCCCCATCAATGTTTTAAACG gtcctcctcctctgaattGCAAAAATGAGCCGCTGTCCTCGGGCTTCATCTTTGAGCATGTTGATCGGATGGCCCGTGCAACGGATGCCAGCAGGAGGCTCCCTAACAAAATCCAGCTGATTGCCATGCAGCCCATGCCTGTCCCACCACTGCACAGCCCGCCCATCAGCGGCAAACTGTCCGACACCAACCAAATCAACAAAGAG ATCCAGGTCGCATTGAGGCACAAGTCCGAGATAGAGCACCATCGTAACAAGATCCGTCTGCGGGCCAAGAGGAAGGGCCACTACGACTTCCCTGCTATGGAGGACTCGACGAGTGGCCTCGGAGACGCAAAGGACCAGGATCGCATCTATCAGAAGGCCCAGATACAGATCGATAAGATCCTGGACCCCGATTCCCAGATGCCCCCCTTCTTCATGGAATCCAAGAAAAG CAGTCGTGGAAGGCGTTCTCCCAAACACAGAATGAAGGAGCAGCTGAATGGAGGCCTAATAGAAGCGGACAAAGACCACCTCATCACTGACGACAGCGATGCTGTTTACAGGAAGTGTCCTGGAGTCAACAACGTGGCCTACATA TCGGACCCCGACCAAGGCCCAGGGTCCCCTCACagaagcccctcccccaccgACGACGTCTTCCTGGGtcccgcttcctctcctccggggcacgcccctcccccgcccccctacaTGACTCCGCAGCCTTCCATTGAGGAGGCGCGGCAGCAGATGCACTCGCTGCTGGACGACGCCTTCGCCCTGGTGTCGCCGACCTCCCAGGGCAGCACGGCCGGGATCACCCTCCCTGGGGTCAACACCAACCCGCCCCTGTGCAGCCCTCCAGGCCGCGGCCCCAGAGCCTGGGGTCTCTCTTACCAAGCTCCGGGTGCTTTCCCCGGG AGGTTCACTGACTTAAGCATGTCCCCGTCTCCTGTCCAAGGCCTGACACCAAG gcAGAGCCGTGGCTCGTGCTACCTGCCGGCAGGAGAAACTGCAGGTCAGTGCGAGCAGCCGCAGCCAGATAGCCTGTACTCCAGCAGGGGCCTCTACGCCGATGAGCTGCCCTCGTCTGCCAGGCCGCGACCAGTGGGCGGAACCACAG gcgCCCAGCTCCACCATCTTACACAGGTGGGGTTGTCCAGCCGTTTGAATGGTTACCCAGCGGGGGTGAGGGCGACCCCTGGGCAGAACGGAGGCCTCGGCTGGAACCACTACCACGGGGACAACTTCTCCAGGACGGAGCCGGAGAAAGATGCA TTCCTGGAGTGTCCTGActacacctcctcctctgccttccaGGCGCCCAGAGGTGGTATCAGGGAGCCTTCCGCGCCCCCCGTCCACCTCGACTCCCCGGTGGTGGGATATCTGTCTGCCCCACCTCCCCTGGATACATCTCCTCCCAACCACTCCTCCGCCTCCCTGATAAAGGCCAtcagggaggagctgctgcgACTCTCCCAGAAACAGGCCGCTGTGCCCAGCTACCACAGCTGA
- the LOC120809322 gene encoding UPF0606 protein KIAA1549-like isoform X4 produces MAGLVSPAGLVEMLKTLMRARGRRALFLGMFTVLVSVIAADSPVADDLLLATTKPPMGVSEHGRSSTAFKPSALPASYYSAFASPDSPVALPSISEPNLVVRDADITHFAFENSFPRSEVPAEEPHPLATPSLSPSEPISESSPQFEAATFFTDWKLAKAKSSTQSFPLSPTPLRSKLKPQANISMAPLSPTTFTTPTSPQFDPKSDQKPISLQQGGASEQTAAIVTSFPAQPLEQPELPFADFAADDPHSRILEVNRTAPSGAPVKDNQPTRDTNMLPNPDMILAPGYNVPFIDPHPTLLSSEPTEVPPEDFYPTNSMEVDWGSGDYLETMSFLNADGEDYPLATRVPSDSYDPEDYTESYDTSFPPRVGISPSSLQPLDASRTATLTTAYSAIFPLKSIDPSSLTSAIHYTLDPTPRANSEVPDASDINLPDSFTIQPTDVLLPDMNSMEYYVTQLTMEKDGSDPEAERSRNVTMVSVGAADIAPSGSVTEDTNLAEDGSSSDLSGFEPKDESSTTEESPQLINATHSFLDPSIVSSHFFDPSASVWGGQVPTTEWSVGLLPSATPLLPDDVLLSTSLTDVHWFVTESFPSSTTPVLTATVGPPDTPTELPANTTAGTAELTPQESTEQTFNITSVSTEPTSNSTLDPPVVLGDQGVTEDQVDIPATMTSIPTGSEAKTHSAVPETTAATTTSHQATTRATGTTEASTSVNVTTATSERNMTTTTATTAAPRPYLCHPERPAYLINISFPSGATVGYAKSQVRDILKGEFNKSMELQVVDPPPKFVFRVVSGPVVYTAISVVNALRKSGRRFLFLSPNWTTPDRKYQVHTVLQFVPGHVDVRFCNFSESVETGLTMAFAEVRRRSKETTNFTVQVLNITMAAPKYQERRLVRQPVDLIFTVRGSRGYLMGSEVSNALMKLTMVEFSYYMGFPVLQIAEPFHYPELNTSQLLRSSWVRTVLLGVLDQTVGERTFQANMERRVAMLLGEATGLIRRVRRATLIGNNSIQVVSASRLVGEDRPLEMVYFVEAPGGQRLPAAQTANLLNSLDVQRAAIVLGYRVQGILAQPVEKVAPSPSDAESTNAWIVVGVVIPVLVVVVILSILYWKLCRTDKLEFQPDAMTSIQQRQKSTASFRESRASLQQTPTKKDRDFSEEEEGEYEEDEEEEEEEFEEEEEAEVKRGKTPVALPKSKGTMSSEEEEEEDEDEEEGEGEEEEEEEEEDKDEKKDTFKKKGVKREEQRRQESKAMKRKTEEPKKGDKMKVLTEGRRAKDELQAPSVKGFDFAKLHLGQHSKDDVMVIQEPVPSGPGPLSLKDGLSPSENGEIPTPVSKTSTKASRSGRRRERISPSDGDSVVSDRSSERESAEENPRGQATPSDSKHNRTVPINVLNGPPPLNCKNEPLSSGFIFEHVDRMARATDASRRLPNKIQLIAMQPMPVPPLHSPPISGKLSDTNQINKEIQVALRHKSEIEHHRNKIRLRAKRKGHYDFPAMEDSTSGLGDAKDQDRIYQKAQIQIDKILDPDSQMPPFFMESKKSRGRRSPKHRMKEQLNGGLIEADKDHLITDDSDAVYRKCPGVNNVAYISDPDQGPGSPHRSPSPTDDVFLGPASSPPGHAPPPPPYMTPQPSIEEARQQMHSLLDDAFALVSPTSQGSTAGITLPGVNTNPPLCSPPGRGPRAWGLSYQAPGAFPGRFTDLSMSPSPVQGLTPRQSRGSCYLPAGETAGQCEQPQPDSLYSSRGLYADELPSSARPRPVGGTTGAQLHHLTQVGLSSRLNGYPAGVRATPGQNGGLGWNHYHGDNFSRTEPEKDAAPRGGIREPSAPPVHLDSPVVGYLSAPPPLDTSPPNHSSASLIKAIREELLRLSQKQAAVPSYHS; encoded by the exons ATGGCAGGTTTAGTCTCCCCTGCGGGTTTGGTGGAGATGCTCAAGACTCTCATGCGTGCCCGTGGCCGGCGTGCACTGTTTCTCGGGATGTTTACAGTGTTGGTGTCGGTGATCGCTGCCGACTCACCCGTTGCAG ATGATCTTCTGTTGGCCACTACAAAGCCGCCCATGGGTGTTTCAGAACATGGTCGAAGTTCAACGGCGTTCAAACCATCAGCCTTACCGGCCTCATATTATTCTGCCTTTGCAAGCCCGGACTCACCTGTTGCCCTGCCATCCATTTCTGAACCAAACCTTGTAGTCAGGGATGCCGACATCAcacattttgcttttgaaaactcCTTCCCAAGAAGTGAAGTCCCTGCAGAAGAACCACATCCTCTTGCCACTCCTTCATTAAGCCCCTCTGAACCTATATCAGAGTCTAGTCCACAATTTGAGGCAGCTACATTTTTCACTGACTGGAAGTTGGCCAAGGCAAAGTCGTCCACGCAatctttccccctctctccaaCTCCTCTGAGATCCAAGCTGAAGCCTCAGGCAAACATATCCATGGCACCCTTAAGCCCCACTACTTTTACAACGCCAACGTCACCTCAGTTCGACCCTAAATCTGATCAAAAACCCATCAGCCTGCAGCAGGGGGGTGCATCCGAGCAAACGGCGGCCATCGTGACCTCATTTCCTGCTCAGCCCCTCGAGCAGCCTGAACTGCCTTTCGCTGACTTTGCGGCAGATGACCCTCATAGTAGAATCCTAGAGGTGAACCGGACGGCCCCCAGCGGCGCCCCCGTCAAGGACAACCAACCAACACGGGACACGAACATGCTACCAAACCCGGATATGATTCTGGCCCCCGGCTACAATGTGCCTTTCATCGACCCCCACCCCACATTGCTTTCATCTGAACCCACTGAGGTCCCTCCAGAGGACTTCTACCCCACCAACTCCATGGAAGTGGACTGGGGATCTGGAGACTATTTGGAGACAATGTCCTTCCTGAATGCCGATGGGGAGGACTACCCCCTGGCCACGAGGGTGCCCTCCGACTCGTACGATCCGGAGGACTATACGGAAAGCTATGACACATCCTTCCCTCCCAGAGTCGGCATTTCCCCTTCGTCTCTGCAACCTCTCGATGCCTCGCGTACTGCCACCCTCACCACGGCCTACAGCGCCATCTTTCCGCTGAAATCCATTGATCCCTCGTCATTGACCTCTGCGATTCACTATACCCTGGACCCTACTCCCAGAGCTAACAGCGAGGTACCCGACGCGTCCGACATAAATTTACCAGATTCTTTCACAATTCAACCGACGGATGTCCTCTTACCTGATATGAACAGCATGGagtattacgtcactcaattgACTATGGAGAAGGACGGTTCCGACCCCGAAGCTGAGCGCAGCAGGAACGTTACCATGGTATCAGTCGGTGCCGCAGACATCGCACCCTCAGGCAGCGTCACGGAAGACACCAACTTAGCGGAGGACGGGTCCTCCAGTGATCTATCGGGGTTCGAGCCTAAAGACGAGTCATCGACAACAGAGGAGAGTCCTCAGCTGATCAACGCCACGCATTCTTTTCTGGATCCATCCATAGTCTCATCCCACTTCTTTGATCCATCTGCTTCAGTTTGGGGGGGTCAAGTGCCCACCACGGAGTGGTCTGTTGGCCTGCTACCCAGTGCCACGCCTTTGCTGCCAGATGATGTCCTGCTGTCCACCTCTCTGACGGATGTCCATTGGTTTGTTACAGAGTCCTTCCCATCAAGCACCACCCCTGTCTTAACTGCAACCGTAGGCCCCCCCGACACTCCCACCGAACTTCCTGCCAACACCACAGCTGGAACGGCAGAATTAACTCCCCAAGAGTCCACCGAACAAACTTTCAATATCACTTCAGTGTCAACTGAGCCCACATCTAACTCTACTTTGGACCCCCCGGTCGTGTTGGGCGATCAGGGGGTGACAGAAGATCAAGTTGACATCCCAGCCACAATGACCTCGATCCCGACTGGCAGCGAAGCTAAGACCCACTCCGCTGTACCCGAAACCACAGCTGCCACCACTACTTCTCATCAAGCCACAACTAGAGCTACTGGCACCACCGAAGCCTCAACTAGTGTCAACGTCACCACCGCCACCAGCGAAAGGAACATGACGACAACAacggcaacaacagcagcaccacgaCCATACCTCTGCCACCCGGAGAGGCCtgcttatttaataaatatta GTTTTCCTTCTGGGGCCACAGTTGGATACGCCAAATCTCAAGTGAGGGACATTCTCAAAGGTGAATTCAACAAGTCTATGGAGCTCCAG gttgtggacCCCCCTCCAAAGTTTGTGTTCCGGGTAGTGTCCGGTCCAGTTGTGTACACGGCTATTTCTGTCGTCAATGCGCTGCGGAAGTCCGGGCGCCGAttcctgtttctctctcccAACTGGACAACGCCAGACCGTAAATATCAAGTCCACACAG TGCTGCAGTTTGTTCCCGGTCACGTAGACGTGCGCTTCTGCAACTTCAGTGAGAGTGTTGAGACAGGTTTGACCATGGCCTTTGCGGAAGTGCGTCGGCGCTCAAAGGAAACGACCAACTTCACCGTACAG GTTCTAAACATCACCATGGCCGCTCCCAAATATCAGGAACGAAGATTGGTGAGGCAACCAGTGGACTTGATCTTCACAGTGCGCGGTTCAAGGGGTTATCTgatggggtcagaggtcagcaatGCTCTGATGAAGCTCACCATGGTGGAATTCAGCTATTACATGGGCTTCCCTGTACTGCAGATTGCAGAGC CTTTCCATTATCCAGAGTTGAACACCAGCCAGCTGCTCCGCTCCTCCTGGGTCAGAACAG TGCTCCTGGGTGTGCTTGACCAGACAGTGGGTGAGAGGACCTTCCAAGCTAACATGGAGCGCCGGGTGGCCATGTTGCTGGGCGAGGCAACGGGATTAATCAGACGCGTCAGGAGAGCCACGCTAATAGGCAACAACAGCATTCAG GTTGTAAGTGCGAGCCGGCTGGTGGGTGAGGACCGTCCCCTGGAGATGGTGTATTTTGTGGAGGCTCCTGGTGGTCAGAGGCTGCCTGCAGCTCAAACAGCCAACCTGCTCAACAGCCTCGACGTTCAAAGGGCTGCCATCGTTTTAGGATATCGTGTCCAGGGCATTTTGGCACAGC ctgtgGAGAAGGTGGCGCCCTCGCCCTCCGACGCCGAGAGCACCAACGCCTGGATCGTCGTCGGAGTCGTGATTCccgtcctcgtcgtcgtcgtcatcctTTCCATCCTGTACTGGAAACTGTGCCGCACGGACAAGCTGGAGTTCCAGCCCGACGCCATGACCTCCATCCAGCAGAGGCAGAAG TCCactgcctccttcagagaatccAGGGCCTCTCTTCAGCAGACTCCAACCAAAAAGGATAGAGATTttagtgaggaagaggagggggagtatgaggaggacgaagaagaagaagaagaggagtttgaagaggaagaggaggcggaggttAAAAGAGGGAAG ACACCAGTAGCTCTCCCCAAGAGCAAAGGCACAATgagcagtgaggaggaagaagaggaggacgaagacgaagaggaaggggaaggggaagaggaggaggaggaggaggaggaagacaaagatgagaaaaaggatacatttaaaaagaaaggagtTAAACGGGAAGAACAAAGAAGACAAGAGAGCAAagcaatgaaaaggaaaacagaagagCCGAAGAAAGGAGACAAAATGAAAGTGTTAACTGAAGGGAGGCGAGCCAAGGACGAG TTGCAGGCTCCCAGTGTGAAAGGATTTGACTTCGCCAAGCTCCACCTTGGCCAGCACAGTAAGGATGACGTCATGGTGATCCAGGAGCCTGTCCCGTCAGGGCCCGGCCCCCTGTCCCTCAAAGATGGCCTCAGCCCGTCTGAGAACGGGGAGATCCCCACACCCGTGTCCAAAACCTCCACCAAGGCGTCCCGCAGCGGCCGGAGACGAGAAAG GATCTCGCCATCCGACGGGGACTCTGTGGTAAGTGACCGTTCCAGCGAGCGGGAATCGGCTGAGGAGAACCCGAGGGGCCAGGCCACGCCCAGCGACAGCAAGCACAACCGCACGGTCCCCATCAATGTTTTAAACG gtcctcctcctctgaattGCAAAAATGAGCCGCTGTCCTCGGGCTTCATCTTTGAGCATGTTGATCGGATGGCCCGTGCAACGGATGCCAGCAGGAGGCTCCCTAACAAAATCCAGCTGATTGCCATGCAGCCCATGCCTGTCCCACCACTGCACAGCCCGCCCATCAGCGGCAAACTGTCCGACACCAACCAAATCAACAAAGAG ATCCAGGTCGCATTGAGGCACAAGTCCGAGATAGAGCACCATCGTAACAAGATCCGTCTGCGGGCCAAGAGGAAGGGCCACTACGACTTCCCTGCTATGGAGGACTCGACGAGTGGCCTCGGAGACGCAAAGGACCAGGATCGCATCTATCAGAAGGCCCAGATACAGATCGATAAGATCCTGGACCCCGATTCCCAGATGCCCCCCTTCTTCATGGAATCCAAGAAAAG TCGTGGAAGGCGTTCTCCCAAACACAGAATGAAGGAGCAGCTGAATGGAGGCCTAATAGAAGCGGACAAAGACCACCTCATCACTGACGACAGCGATGCTGTTTACAGGAAGTGTCCTGGAGTCAACAACGTGGCCTACATA TCGGACCCCGACCAAGGCCCAGGGTCCCCTCACagaagcccctcccccaccgACGACGTCTTCCTGGGtcccgcttcctctcctccggggcacgcccctcccccgcccccctacaTGACTCCGCAGCCTTCCATTGAGGAGGCGCGGCAGCAGATGCACTCGCTGCTGGACGACGCCTTCGCCCTGGTGTCGCCGACCTCCCAGGGCAGCACGGCCGGGATCACCCTCCCTGGGGTCAACACCAACCCGCCCCTGTGCAGCCCTCCAGGCCGCGGCCCCAGAGCCTGGGGTCTCTCTTACCAAGCTCCGGGTGCTTTCCCCGGG AGGTTCACTGACTTAAGCATGTCCCCGTCTCCTGTCCAAGGCCTGACACCAAG gcAGAGCCGTGGCTCGTGCTACCTGCCGGCAGGAGAAACTGCAGGTCAGTGCGAGCAGCCGCAGCCAGATAGCCTGTACTCCAGCAGGGGCCTCTACGCCGATGAGCTGCCCTCGTCTGCCAGGCCGCGACCAGTGGGCGGAACCACAG gcgCCCAGCTCCACCATCTTACACAGGTGGGGTTGTCCAGCCGTTTGAATGGTTACCCAGCGGGGGTGAGGGCGACCCCTGGGCAGAACGGAGGCCTCGGCTGGAACCACTACCACGGGGACAACTTCTCCAGGACGGAGCCGGAGAAAGATGCA GCGCCCAGAGGTGGTATCAGGGAGCCTTCCGCGCCCCCCGTCCACCTCGACTCCCCGGTGGTGGGATATCTGTCTGCCCCACCTCCCCTGGATACATCTCCTCCCAACCACTCCTCCGCCTCCCTGATAAAGGCCAtcagggaggagctgctgcgACTCTCCCAGAAACAGGCCGCTGTGCCCAGCTACCACAGCTGA